A window of Castanea sativa cultivar Marrone di Chiusa Pesio chromosome 1, ASM4071231v1 contains these coding sequences:
- the LOC142623107 gene encoding uncharacterized protein LOC142623107: MKHDLIVPSNGNNGGITLLWKEDVKVEIAKRPKSWAKLKHLKGTSPLPWLAIEDFNEITSLLEKEGGSLRPRKQMELFVNAIDTCGLRDIGFIGPKYTWLYQRSGGVRERLDRALGTTDWLALFPEAKLYHLSTSISDHSALSLYLIPKKKKSKGRKMFIFESIWLKDNRCEENVKTAWEDGVLSGSNWVLGTCFEHCKSSLDAWNKLEFGHVGKTIAALQTKLEWLELQPSSP, encoded by the exons ATGAAGCATGACTTAATTGTACCTAGCAATGGGAATAACGGAGGAATTACTTTATTGTGGAAAGAAGACGTCAAAGTAGAG ATAGCGAAAAGACCAAAATCTTGGGCAAAATTAAAGCATCTGAAAGGTACCTCACCACTACCATGGCTTGCAATTGAGGATTTCAATGAAATCACTAGCCTATTAGAGAAGGAAGGTGGGAGCTTGAGACCAAGGAAGCAGATGGAGTTGTTTGTTAATGCCATTGATACTTGTGGTTTGCGTGATATAGGTTTTATTGGCCCAAAGTACACATGGCTCTACCAACGGTCTGGTGGGGTTCGAGAGAGACTAGATCGTGCCCTAGGAACAACAGATTGGCTGGCTTTATTCCCTGAAGCAAAACTATATCACCTTTCCACTTCAATATCTGACCACTCTGCTTTATCTCTCTATTTGataccaaagaaaaagaaaagcaaagggCGTAAAATGTTCATATTTGAATCCATATGGCTAAAGGATAATAGGTGTGAGGAAAATGTGAAGACGGCATGGGAGGATGGAGTGCTTTCAGGGTCGAATTGGGTGCTTGGCACTTGTTTCGAGCATTGCAAATCCTCTTTAGATGCTTGGAACAAATTAGAGTTTGGCCATGTGGGTAAGACAATCGCTGCACTACAAACAAAATTGGAGTGGCTAGAATTGCAACCATCATCACCATAA